The region ATGAATATCATCAGAGAAAAATGAATATCCAAATCCGTATGACTTCCTTAATTTGATGTTTGTCTTTACAATTAAAGTCAGATGGGTCCAGTCAAAACACTCTTCAAAATAGGTTGAACTATCAAATCAAGTGACCTTTATTTACAAGCAGCTTTActgtaaacaataaaaaaaccaaaaaacacaaacaactaAGAAATACATTGGCTAAAGATCTAGGAAATCAATCTGAAGCCTTTCTGACATTACAAACAGGGTTAACGTTTAAACCAAGAACTGAGCCTTTGGTTACCTGTTTGTTTCCCAAGACCACCACTGgtagatcagtgtctgctttaagTAATCGATGGAGCTCGTCTTTGGCCTGAGGGAGCCGGCCTCTATCAGAGGAGTCCACCACGTACACCAAAATATTTGTTCTCCTTAGGTAATCCACCCAGTACATTCGCAAGTCTTCACCACCTCCAACTGATgggaaaagaaaatcaaaatagGAAATCATAAATCAGGCATTAACTGATTCATTATTACTTGTAGAGCAAGAATTAAAGTATCCCACATGAGAAATATGTGCActtaattgtattgtatttgaATACTAGTAGtgcacttcaaatcttaaaagttaataaaaaaaaaaaccctgcactTGCAGATAACatgataatgaaataaaaggcaatGTAAGTGTACTTAAGAGAGTACACTTTCATTAAACTATGTTTCTTAATACACCACAGCATACTTTCATAGAGTACAATTTGTAATGGAAAAATAAAGTcatgttttaataacattttgccGTGCTTAAAAATAAGTACACTCTTTGTGTTGGCTAACATGCTAAAGCACACTAAAAGTACTTGATATTAATTTGAACTAATGTATTATTTGATCTTATGTTTACGTTAATATATTCTAAATGTACTCAATAGCAatttcatcattacaaatatatataaatacaggaCATATaggtttcaatagaaattatattaaagtatagtttaccataaatgatTGTCAGTACATTGAGCATAACACTTTAGCCATATTACAAGACACAACTGGCAAGAAAATGACATATAAAGATATAATGATGTACataattctacttgaacacacTCTCACATTTTCTAGATTTTTCTTAGTTTTGTGTAAGGGGATGCGTGTTATTTTGCTATGTCCCATCCACTGCTCATTCAATTTGATTGAGAGTAGAATACAGTCAAATcatataattaaacatttttgtccTCTATTAATATTTTGCTAATTTTTTGTTAAACTCAATTTGAATGTATCAATCCTTTggtcatataaattatatttttatttaataaaaaagaagagtTTGTCCATGTCCCTTGAATGGTTATCCACCCTGTCGTGTTGGGAAAGCCACCCATTTAAGAAAAGGCCATCCCCTTTAGTGACATCAGGACAACagatttttttgtctcttcGTTGGCGGGAATTTCAACGGCTGAGGTGAATAAATTGGTGACTTTTCAATTGACAAATTTTCTTGGTCTGAGTTTGCTTACTTGCTTTGCCAAAGCTTAACATGTCCACCCTGTCTGCATAAAATATGCCAGAAGTGattagaatacagtattttcaaaatatgtaagtTTAAATATACCAAATTCTCTTCAACAACCAGTCTAAATATTTTGCTAGTCACAGTTTGTTGTCAGCTAATATagaggggtgagaaccagaagggcGTAAGTGACAGTTTTGGTGAaatggagatatatatatatatatcaaatgaaagctcttaatgagctctttctactggcaaaagtactgtcatccatgagtgtacaaatttttattataaacaattgaaatcagtacacaaagtcagatcaaactatggtaaaatttttgttttggcttctggttctcacccctcgatATGCTAATTGAAGCTCTCCAccaatgaatgaaaatgaaaatgaatgggggTATATCAATCTGATtgttgtaattatattatttattattattatattattttttttagaagttgaataaatgtttcattttcatactgtGTCATGATTTGTGTGTTCTGCATTATGTGTCCACACCATCATGTGCTGGTCCACCCTGCCATctttatatacaaaaatattttaaataataattcaatcatATCTGTATAATCCAGTATGTTCAATAGCTAGATGTGGGGGcaataacatgcaaacaaaaaactgcattaaaatatcacagttttctctaaataagaaaaaatacatgTGCGAATTGTATGAGTTTCTCTAAAAACACATGGTTTACATAAaatcttttatgtatttataatttgaaagcaaacaaataaccctGTTTAGAAAAGGGACATCATacctttcagaaaatataatttgcatcttAATTTTGCAATGAAAACGTATTTAACAGTAATGTGTATGTCCATGACAGGTTTATGCTTTGAATAATGGCCcataattatctaaaaaaaaatgtgtgggaGCTCAGCTAATATGCTTTTATAGTACTTGAGTGTCTACTGTTTATGACGTGACATAAAGCGAATGGGAAATTAAAACCAAGATTTTTGAGAATTGTGAGGGTTGAAAGGCACTCTATGGTGATACTGACccgtatattttcatttaattgtaaataacatgcaattaagtgtcagaaaatattacattcagtATGCACataagtatattcttttaaagtatattcttTCAGTAAcagtactctttttaaaattatgctAAATTGTACTTCTTCCTCACAAAGGTATGCAAGTGAACAGGGTGGTCTGGCACTGATCCATACTTTCCAAGAAGTCCAGCTGGCATGCAGGTGTGTGTAGGCTGATGAAGTTGAAGCCGCGTGTGGGTCGGCAGCCCCTCCTGGAGCCTGCTCCACTCAGCTCCTGCAGAACGCTGCTCTTACCAGCGCCATCCAACCCAAGAACAAGCACCTGCTTCTCACTGCGCTCCTCCTCCtcctaaatatatacatgttcaTGGAAGAAAAGGGAGTGAAATGAGCAATGGAACAGAATTGGATTTACACTAAAATCATGCACTAAAATCCCAGCACCGCACTCTGCTTAAACAGACGTTTATCCAGAGTGCGGTGCTGGGATTTTAGTGCAAGCTGCCGGAATTAATTATGCAATTCCATGTACAAATAGTCAGAGACTTGCCATCATTAATTAGGTTGTGTAATAACAGACTGACTGTTACTTTGGCTACTCTGTTGCACTCTACATCAAATGTTACAATATTTTGTGGCACATACAGTACAAATGTTTGCATTATTgcaaatttatattcaaaatgaAGAATCCATATAATTTTTTTCGACTTTTTTGATCAATTACCTTTCATGATCTTTCTCTAACAAATCGTTCAGAACAGTTTGACTGATTAATTGAAATGAACTGACTCAAAAGAACAACTGAACATCACTTGCAAGCAATCTCTTCCAAAATCAATACCTAGCTGCTGACTGAAATATTACAGAGCTGCATAACTGAATATTTATACTCACTATAGAAATTTCCATGACTTTaagatatttattcatttccatGACTGTTCTAGCCgtgaaaacataacattatgaTATTTTCGAGTATTCCATGACCTTGGGAAGTATGTGTTATTCTAAATatcgttttcttttttattttttgatgataAACAATACGTTTGCTTCAGTTTTGGTGGGGTCTTTCATGCAGATGGGTATTGCACTTTTAGTGCgaaatattaaaaagcat is a window of Onychostoma macrolepis isolate SWU-2019 chromosome 21, ASM1243209v1, whole genome shotgun sequence DNA encoding:
- the arl10 gene encoding ADP-ribosylation factor-like 10, whose translation is MVVLRHISVAFSAAMAAVGTALFIALNLFYKRRVWTPESDYYTFREEEEERSEKQVLVLGLDGAGKSSVLQELSGAGSRRGCRPTRGFNFISLHTPACQLDFLEIGGGEDLRMYWVDYLRRTNILVYVVDSSDRGRLPQAKDELHRLLKADTDLPVVVLGNKQDKPDAVSVPELREALSLSSVADQRKLFLLAAQSGSEGLSRTCGLQKFQDLLLTLV